The following are from one region of the Sardina pilchardus chromosome 4, fSarPil1.1, whole genome shotgun sequence genome:
- the LOC134078019 gene encoding gamma-crystallin M3-like, giving the protein MMGKIIFYEDRNFQGRSYECMSDCADMSSMLSRCHSCRVESGCFMVYDRSNFMGNQYFMKRGEYSDYMRMMGMSDCIRSCRMIPMHRGQFRMRIYERESFGGMMHELMDDCDSIMDRYRMSDCQSCNVMDGHWLMYEQPHFRGRMMYMRPGEYRSFREMGMNNMKFMSMRRIMDSCM; this is encoded by the exons ATGATGGGCAAG ATTATCTTCTACGAGGACAGGAACTTCCAGGGTCGCTCCTATGAGTGCATGAGCGACTGTGCTGACATGAGCTCCATGCTCAGTCGCTGCCACTCCTGCAGGGTGGAGAGCGGTTGCTTCATGGTCTATGACCGTTCCAACTTCATGGGTAATCAGTACTTCATGAAGAGGGGCGAGTACTCCGACTACATGCGCATGATGGGCATGAGCGACTGCATCAGATCTTGTCGCATGATCCCCATG CACAGAGGACAGTTCAGAATGAGGATCTACGAGAGGGAGAGCTTCGGAGGCATGATGCATGAGCTGATGGATGACTGTGACTCCATCATGGACCGTTACCGTATGTCCGACTGCCAGTCCTGCAACGTGATGGATGGCCACTGGCTCATGTATGAGCAGCCCCACTTCAGAGGCAGAATGATGTACATGAGGCCTGGCGAGTACAGAAGCTTCAGGGAGATGGGAATGAACAACATGAAGTTCATGAGCATGAGGCGTATCATGGATTCCTGCATGTAA
- the LOC134077895 gene encoding gamma-crystallin M3-like produces the protein MRYGHSTGGIIGITLKSEALKIWALSRHISCRIEFDMRKMEEEEKNTSKVQLYHKEESNARIEADAKDRAGLCQKLNTCLNPLHPKDHPLGGIVNITSGKISPSSVNIDNAVKIGEVALQEFEKTWPEGFYTCVHHHIDQNYLFQIVFYEDRNFQGRSYECMSDCSDMSSFLSRCHSCRVESGCFMTYDRPNFMGNQYFMRKGEYSDYMRMMGMNDNIKSCRNIPMHRGQFRMRIYERENFGGQMHELMDDCDSIQERYRMSDCQSCNVMDGHWLMYEQPHFRGRMSYMAPGEYRSFRDMGFKCMSMRRIMHSLYN, from the exons ATGAGATACGGACACAGTACAGGAGGAATCATTGGTATAACCCTGAAGTCAGAGGCCTTGAAGATCTGGGCATTGAGCCGTCATATCTCCTGTAGGATTGAATTTGATATGAGGaagatggaagaggaggagaagaatacCTCCAAAGTTCAACTTTATCACAAGGAGGAGAGCAACGCCAGGATTGAAGCAGATGCGAAGGATAGGGCTGGACTTTGCCAGAAATTGAACACCTGTCTAAATCCATTACATCCCAAAGACCATCCATTGGGAGGCATTGTTAATATCACCAGTGGGAAGATATCTCCATCATCTGTCAACATAGACAATGCTGTAAAAATTGGAGAGGTTGCTCTTCAAGAATTTGAGAAGACCTGGCCAGAGGGATTTTATACT TGCGTTCATCACCATATTGACCAAAATTATCTTTTTCAGATCGTCTTTTACGAGGACAGGAACTTCCAAGGTCGCTCCTATGAGTGCATGAGCGACTGTTCCGACATGTCCTCCTTCCTCAGCCGCTGCCACTCCTGCAGGGTGGAGAGCGGTTGTTTCATGACCTATGACCGTCCCAACTTCATGGGTAACCAGTACTTCATGAGGAAGGGAGAGTACTCTGACTATATGCGCATGATGGGCATGAATGACAACATCAAATCCTGCCGTAACATCCCCATG CACAGAGGACAGTTCAGAATGAGGATCTACGAGAGGGAGAACTTTGGTGGTCAGATGCACGAGCTGATGGACGACTGTGACTCCATCCAGGAGCGTTACCGCATGTCTGACTGCCAGTCCTGCAATGTTATGGATGGCCACTGGCTCATGTATGAGCAGCCCCACTTCAGAGGCAGAATGAGTTACATGGCTCCTGGAGAGTACAGAAGCTTCAGGGACATGGGATTCAAGTGTATGAGCATGAGGCGTATCATGCACTCCCTCTATAACTAA